Within the bacterium genome, the region GATCTTACGGAAGCGGAAATATTCGGTTAGACGGAGTCCTGTCCAGCGACCTAATAAAATATTTAATGGAATAGTAATGAGAATAACCTCCGGGAAGCCTACTACCAAAGATTGTAATGCGTCCCATTGAACAATCAGTGTCGAGACAATGGAGAGAAACAGTGTTTCTACTGTCAGTTGTGTTGCCTCACGAAAACCCAAACGAATTTGTACTTCCACGAATTGTTCGGCCAACGACACCAAAATAAGAATAGGGAAGACGGAAAAAACTAAGACGCCAGTTTGCTTGAGAACAATACCGCTGATGGCAAATAATCCTAAAACCGCAAAAGAGGTGGCCGTGAGCACTAATGCCATGCGGGGTAAATAGAGCAAGCGAAAACCACGCAAAAGATAGCGTGAGGCGGTAGCGGCAAGCAGTACGACAACAAAAATAATTAAACCGTATTTAAGGCCAAGCGCGAGAAAAGAAAGTGTTACGGCGGCGGGAGTAAAAATACCGAAAGCCTTCATCCCAATAACCTGACGGGAGAAAGCGAGTAGGGTGGCGATGATGGGGAGCATTAAAACTAAGATGATGCTGGAAGTCGGTACGCCCCAGTTTACGAGCACATTTACGGCGTAAGACAAGGCGTTCCAGGGCATAAGGCGCGAAACGGCGCGTTCACTGTATGGACCGAGGTTCCAGAATGGTGTTCCTTGGGTGCGGATCGCGGTTAAGGCATCATCGGCGGTGCGTGTAGCGACAAGAAGTGGTAGTGTTTCTGTGCGAGCGAGTAATACGTACTGTGGTCGCAAAACGTTGAAGGCGGTTTGGGCGGGACGGGCGACAATGGAAAAAGCTTGGTCGGTAAGAAGTACGACGCCTTTTTCCTCCATATGCATTTTGCGTTTTGCTTCCGGTAGATCTTTACTTAGTAGTTGGCCGATGTTGGAAATAATATCTGTTCCGCGTGTGCCGTTGGTCCAAACAAAAATTAATTGGGCGCGTTCCAAACTCGTGCGTTTGTCGATAAACTGTTGAGCGATACCGTCGGCTACTGTTGTGGAGGAGTTTTGGGGAACAATTGTTGTTAAGAGAACATCTTGCTCGGACGCCGATTCTTTCAAAGATTTAATTTTTTCTTCGGGGACAGTTTCATCGATCGTTAAAATATTTTCTGTTCGAAAAACGTGGACGCTGGTGTTAGTTTCTTGCGTTTGGTCGCCCGCATTGATTGTAAGTTTTACCGCGTAAGAGCCGGCGCGTTTGTACTGATGCGTGATTCGTTCCCCCGTTGCTTGGGTGCCATCACCAAAGGTCCAATAGTATGTTGCCGTTACATTAGATGGAATAACAGATTCCGATGCATCAAATTGTGCACTGTCTCCGATTAATACATCTTGCGACTGACCCGCTTTGGCGGAGAAATTATCCTGCGCTAAAGCAAAATTGGCTGGAAACAGAAGAATAGCAACGACAAAAAGTTGAAAATATTTTTTCATAATTTGAAATGAGATAAACCAACAAACGCCAAAGCCAACGCATCCGCGGCGTCGTCCGGTTTGGGTAGAGTTGTTAAACAAAAAAGTTTTTGCACCATAATTTGAACCTGTCCCTTGGTTGCTTTGCCATATCCGGTAACTCCCATTTTAACTTGTTGTGGCGAGAGTTCCAGTAAGGGTAAATTGTTTTGTGTGATGGTGGTGATAATCATCCCGCGCGCTTCCGCGACGGCAATACCGGTGCGAATATTTTTTGAGAAAAAAAGTTTTTCCACGACGGCCCCGGTTGGTTTGTGTGTAGTTATTATTTTTTGCAACTCTGTTTGGAGTACGGCTAGGCGAGTGGCTTGGGCGGTTTTGGGTGGGGTGGAGACACAACCAATGGCGTGACAAATAAATTTCGTGCCTTGTTGTTCTGCAACGCCAAAACCCATGCGTCCCGTTCCAGGATCGATGCCTAACACTTTAACCGCTTGCTTAGTAATCATACGAACTTGTGTGGTGGGGGATTCCCTCCCTTATTCAGGTTGCACACGCTTCGGCGGTGTTGCTCTGATGAGAAAGGGCGAGGGTGGGTTAAGCAGGGACGGCATTAGTGGTAACTCCGGCCACGTCCGCGTGGTCTTCTAAAATTTCCATAAGTTCTTGTAGTTTATTGTACTCGTTTTCTGCTAAAGCAATCGATGTTTTTGGGTGCATCATCAGTTCACTGGAGGTAATTTGGTATTTTTTGTTTTTGAGACTTTCGGTGATGGCGTGTAGTTGTTCGGGGTTTGTAATTACTTCCAACATTGTTTCATCGTTATCGATTTCTGACGCTCCGGTATCAATCGCATCGAGTTCGGCCTGTTCAATATCGGTTACATTCTCAATAAAAATTTGTCCGCGTCGTTCAAATAACCACTGCATACTGCCCGGTTCGGTGGGGTGACAGCCGTGGTCGCCAAGCAATTTTCGGAGTTCGCCAAAAGACCGATTGCGGTTATCTGTCACGACATCAATCAGTAACGCACTGCCACTTAAACCGCGGGCGTCGATGGTTAGTGATTCTAATGTTGTTCCATCTTCATTTTTAGCGGCGCGTTCAACGGCGCGTTCGATATTGTCTTTCGGCATGTTTTCGGCCAGGGCGCGGTCGATGGCCATGCGTAACTTAAAATTTGTAGTTACATCAGTTCCTTCTCGCGCGGCAATCGTAATGTTGCGGGAAAGTTTCGAAAAAATCACGCCACGCTTAACATCGGTGACGCCTTTTGCGCGCTTAATTTTGGCCCATTTGGAGTGTTTCGACATGACTTGCTTTCGTCAAAATTGTGGCAGGAGAAGGTGAATTTGTAAAGATGATGAAAAATAGGTTCACAGGTTAAGGAAATAGCCGTAGCGGTCACATCGAAGGTGGCCATTTCCCCCTTCGCGCAAGGCTACGGAGGACAGGCATGGCTTCCTTCGATGTGGTTTAGGTTCGCGTAACGTCGTTACGACGCTACTAACCAACACCACTTCCGATGAAGTACTTCGGTACCACATCGGAAGTGGGTGCGACGATTCAAATCTTTCCACGACCTGTGAGCCTACACATTTTTCACTACACATTTTTCACTTGACATTTTCCCCTTATTTAATATACTAAAGGTAATACTCACGGAAAAGACCCTTGCCGAGTTCCGTCTCAGTCGGGGGCTTTTTCTTTTACGGTCACAAGCCGTCGTTCCAGAATTGGTAAAGAAATTTACTAAAAATGAAATGGGCGAAAATGCCCTACGTCGTCACGCCCTGCGGGGCGGGCTTCTACCCTTCGCCAGGGCTTCGGTGTGGCATGGTGCAGGGTTATTTTATTTTGCGGATGCAAAATAAAATAAAAAAAGCCGCGCGTGGTGGCGGCTGGGGGCGCAGAATTAGAAGGTGATGCGGCGAAGAACGATCGATCCGTTCTCAATTGATATGGTGGCCACATCGCCCTCAATGAAAATCGGGCGTTCGTTGCTTTCAAAACCAATAAAGTCGCTTTTGTTGAAATGATGTACGACACGAAATCGACGACCCTCCAATTCGGCGGTCAGTACAACTTTCCACGGCTCCGAAGAATTGGCGATCGTGGCAATTTGCACCGATACGATCGTGGCCTGTGGTGTCCCGGAAAAACTGGCGATAATTTCTTCGGGTGTGGTGGGGGAAGTTTTTTTGGCGACGGCCATCTCGATTTCCTTTCTCGTTTAGTGATAGAACAAACAATCCGACCGACACGAAAATGTACAAAAACATGAGTGAGTTGTCAATGACACAAATCTGATATTTATCACAAAGTAGTGTGAGACATATTTATTTAATAAATCCATATACTATATACCAAATACGATATACAAAACTAAATCCCTCCTCGCCTCCCTTTGAATAAAGGGAGGAATTGTCGCGCATTTGTACCACTGAATTCTCCGTTTGCCCTCTTTCGGCTTCTTTCGTACACTAAAGGGGCGCATTTGATCTTTAAACATCTGGAGGGATGTTATCTTTTTTGGCATCGCCAAAAAAGATAAAAACTAAATAACCTAACAAGAAGGGAGGTGAGTGTTATGACAGAAGAACAAAAAGATACGGAAGGGATTGTCGAACGTCTTCGCAACTCCCCAAGAAC harbors:
- a CDS encoding 7TM domain-containing protein, which gives rise to MKKYFQLFVVAILLFPANFALAQDNFSAKAGQSQDVLIGDSAQFDASESVIPSNVTATYYWTFGDGTQATGERITHQYKRAGSYAVKLTINAGDQTQETNTSVHVFRTENILTIDETVPEEKIKSLKESASEQDVLLTTIVPQNSSTTVADGIAQQFIDKRTSLERAQLIFVWTNGTRGTDIISNIGQLLSKDLPEAKRKMHMEEKGVVLLTDQAFSIVARPAQTAFNVLRPQYVLLARTETLPLLVATRTADDALTAIRTQGTPFWNLGPYSERAVSRLMPWNALSYAVNVLVNWGVPTSSIILVLMLPIIATLLAFSRQVIGMKAFGIFTPAAVTLSFLALGLKYGLIIFVVVLLAATASRYLLRGFRLLYLPRMALVLTATSFAVLGLFAISGIVLKQTGVLVFSVFPILILVSLAEQFVEVQIRLGFREATQLTVETLFLSIVSTLIVQWDALQSLVVGFPEVILITIPLNILLGRWTGLRLTEYFRFRKILFPGKS
- the ruvC gene encoding crossover junction endodeoxyribonuclease RuvC, coding for MITKQAVKVLGIDPGTGRMGFGVAEQQGTKFICHAIGCVSTPPKTAQATRLAVLQTELQKIITTHKPTGAVVEKLFFSKNIRTGIAVAEARGMIITTITQNNLPLLELSPQQVKMGVTGYGKATKGQVQIMVQKLFCLTTLPKPDDAADALALAFVGLSHFKL
- a CDS encoding YebC/PmpR family DNA-binding transcriptional regulator — encoded protein: MSKHSKWAKIKRAKGVTDVKRGVIFSKLSRNITIAAREGTDVTTNFKLRMAIDRALAENMPKDNIERAVERAAKNEDGTTLESLTIDARGLSGSALLIDVVTDNRNRSFGELRKLLGDHGCHPTEPGSMQWLFERRGQIFIENVTDIEQAELDAIDTGASEIDNDETMLEVITNPEQLHAITESLKNKKYQITSSELMMHPKTSIALAENEYNKLQELMEILEDHADVAGVTTNAVPA